Proteins encoded by one window of Pecten maximus chromosome 15, xPecMax1.1, whole genome shotgun sequence:
- the LOC117343953 gene encoding leucine-rich repeat-containing G-protein coupled receptor 5-like, whose amino-acid sequence MQSHNLFWTLVIGMVQVLLPFALSCEVNGCFCYEEYLSCHNLTSFPAQFPKELEDLYFHDVTFDKIPTDAFRGLKNMKTFKIYRGSVGTIERSSFNGFKRLQTVFFDNVSIGEIQGHAFGSLRNISLTFQSSSIPVIRSYAFENIRNAHAFVFANLNIGHIESRAFENISDIEMISFRMCNITSMAPRCFHNFNRIRSFGFHTNEIEDLSCGNIDSAISAVTDRLQVFFFSNILSCNCDLAWIVNNPIMTIVLPYSNRCILPGTRGHVKVGLADLTLGVLNCTQQDTICPDNELTATTTEVTTQATHAPTSSMMTDFVTGTLDMTFSTSELPVSSDNSVNKSDFVTTSAVSVTTEPESTTPNFTITSILTKTTKAPSVSTGSTTSSQNGNEQSSVSHHDTMIETVTSTLPGTSSHHTISSSETTETTVTRSVSGTLAMSQHTTSSTKAGHGEASGATYITWSVMTLTFNSLLCIFVKRIAN is encoded by the coding sequence ATGCAGTCACATAACTTGTTCTGGACTTTAGTAATTGGCATGGTCCAAGTGTTACTGCCTTTCGCCCTTTCTTGTGAGGTAAACGGCTGTTTTTGTTATGAAGAATATTTGAGCTGTCATAATCTGACGTCATTTCCTGCTCAGTTCCCGAAGGAATTAGAGGACCTATATTTCCATGACGTCACTTTTGATAAAATACCGACAGATGCTTTCCGTGGACTTAAGAACATGAAAACATTCAAGATATATCGCGGTTCAGTGGGGACAATAGAGAGATCGTCATTCAACGGATTTAAGAGATTACAGACAGTTTTCTTTGATAATGTGTCTATTGGCGAGATTCAAGGTCATGCCTTCGGTAGCCTTCGTAATATTTCGTTGACGTTCCAGTCATCATCGATTCCTGTCATACGATCCTATGCATTTGAAAACATCCGGAATGCGCATGCATTTGTTTTTGCCAATCTGAACATCGGGCATATTGAAAGTCGTGCGTTCGAGAATATCAGTGATATTGAGATGATTTCGTTTCGTATGTGTAACATAACTTCAATGGCCCCTCGATGTTTTCACAACTTCAACAGGATTAGATCATTTGGCTTCCACACTAACGAAATCGAAGATCTTTCATGTGGTAATATCGATAGTGCTATATCTGCCGTGACGGATCGTCTACAGGTTTTCTTTTTCAGCAACATCCTGTCGTGTAATTGTGATTTGGCCTGGATTGTTAACAATCCCATTATGACCATTGTCTTGCCTTATTCCAATCGATGTATTTTGCCTGGAACAAGAGGACATGTTAAAGTCGGTTTGGCAGATCTGACACTAGGGGTACTAAACTGTACACAACAAGACACCATTTGTCCTGATAATGAATTAACAGCAACAACAACGGAAGTGACGACACAAGCCACACATGCGCCTACATCATCTATGATGACTGATTTCGTCACAGGAACATTAGATATGACTTTTTCTACATCAGAGTTACCTGTATCCTCAGATAATTCTGTAAATAAATCTGACTTCGTGACAACATCTGCCGTTTCAGTAACAACAGAACCAGAAAGCACAACACCAAATTTCACAATAACTAGTATATTAACAAAAACCACAAAGGCGCCCTCTGTTTCCACCGGAAGTACAACTTCGTCTCAGAACGGAAACGAACAATCTTCGGTATCCCATCACGACACGATGATTGAAACAGTTACCAGTACTCTTCCAGGGACGAGTTCTCATCATACGATTTCGTCTTCCGAAACCACGGAAACAACTGTTACCCGTTCGGTGTCGGGGACACTGGCGATGTCACAGCACACGACATCGAGTACAAAAGCTGGTCACGGAGAGGCCAGTGGCGCCACCTATATCACGTGGTCtgtaatgaccttgacatttaatAGTTTATTATGTATATTCGTTAAGAGGATCGCAAATTAG